A region from the Bacillus sp. Marseille-P3661 genome encodes:
- the pssA gene encoding CDP-diacylglycerol--serine O-phosphatidyltransferase, with product MFLSHYIDLTIKKIKAHCANALTILNLSLGVLAILAILNGESQLGLLLIFIAAFADRFDGMIARKLKIDSEFGKQLDSMCDIVSFGVAPALLMYELLLRDFGAAGMLFTTIYIACGAIRLAKFNIIESNGYFTGLPITVAGVILTLVTLAINLLPPYIFMYITLTLAFLMVGTFKLRKM from the coding sequence ATTTTTTTATCACACTATATAGATCTAACCATAAAAAAAATAAAGGCTCATTGTGCTAATGCATTAACCATTTTAAATCTGAGCTTAGGTGTTCTTGCAATTTTAGCAATACTAAATGGAGAATCACAACTAGGGTTATTACTAATATTTATTGCTGCCTTTGCAGATCGGTTTGATGGGATGATTGCAAGGAAACTAAAAATTGATTCCGAATTTGGGAAACAGCTTGATTCTATGTGCGATATTGTCTCCTTTGGTGTCGCTCCAGCGCTTTTAATGTACGAACTACTACTCCGTGATTTTGGAGCAGCAGGAATGTTGTTTACAACCATCTATATTGCATGTGGTGCAATCCGCTTAGCAAAATTTAATATTATTGAAAGCAATGGGTACTTCACCGGTCTACCAATTACAGTTGCAGGAGTGATTCTAACATTAGTAACGTTAGCAATCAATTTGCTACCGCCGTATATATTTATGTATATCACACTTACTTTGGCTTTTTTAATGGTAGGTACATTCAAATTAAGGAAAATGTAA
- a CDS encoding phosphatidylserine decarboxylase, which translates to MVKYIYQSFVQLTNNLYLSKLLRRFTLSKKSKYLIPGYAKAFQVNQAEMENDLNQYSSLHEFFIRTLKKDARAIDESPASIISPVDGFIEDIGVIKNDKTIKVKGQLYSILDMLGDPNVFEKYSQGTYIILYLSPSDYHRIHSPISGKVVSQWTLGRHSYPVNKWGLLYGKDTLSRNYRMITEIQYETGYVAVVKVGAMFINSIELTHKGDELRKGEEMAYFSFGSTVVLLFEKESFKPVGQLIQSKVKVGQALGYVNSING; encoded by the coding sequence ATTGTAAAATATATTTATCAGTCGTTTGTGCAATTAACGAATAACTTATATTTGTCAAAACTCCTTCGTCGTTTTACATTATCTAAGAAGAGTAAATATTTAATACCAGGTTATGCAAAAGCTTTTCAGGTTAACCAAGCAGAGATGGAAAATGATTTAAACCAATATTCTAGTCTTCATGAGTTTTTTATTCGAACTTTAAAAAAAGATGCCAGGGCTATTGATGAAAGTCCCGCAAGTATAATTAGTCCTGTAGATGGATTTATTGAAGACATTGGAGTTATTAAAAATGATAAAACCATTAAAGTGAAAGGGCAATTATACTCTATACTTGATATGCTCGGAGACCCAAATGTATTTGAAAAATATAGTCAAGGCACTTATATTATTCTTTATTTAAGTCCGAGTGATTATCATAGAATACATAGTCCAATATCAGGAAAAGTCGTTTCTCAATGGACATTAGGAAGGCACTCATATCCAGTAAATAAATGGGGGCTTTTATATGGAAAAGATACACTTTCACGAAATTATAGGATGATCACTGAAATACAGTATGAAACCGGTTATGTTGCGGTAGTAAAAGTTGGTGCTATGTTTATTAATAGCATTGAACTTACTCATAAGGGGGACGAGCTTAGAAAAGGAGAAGAAATGGCGTATTTTTCATTTGGCTCAACTGTCGTCCTTTTATTTGAAAAAGAATCATTCAAACCTGTTGGTCAACTAATCCAGAGTAAAGTGAAAGTAGGTCAGGCACTGGGGTATGTTAACAGTATAAATGGATAA
- a CDS encoding Na+/H+ antiporter subunit A translates to MSFVHMAILAPFVFTLIVPFLYRYIRQIHTGWFVLVVPVLLFLYFIQFLDGLSMNEPIRTTVQWIPSLGINFTTYIDGLSLLFALLITGIGSLVVLYSIYYLSKGKEALHNFYVYLLLFMGAMLGVVLSDNLITLYMFWEFTSLSSFMLIAYWYHREKSRYGALKSMLITVFGGFSMLAGFLLLYIMTGTFSIREIIAAAPGIVEHQLFIPALILVLLGAFTKSAQFPFHIWLPDAMEAPTPVSAYLHSATMVKAGIYLVARLTPVFAGSAEWLWLVAGFGIVTLFWGSFSAVKQTDLKAILAFSTVSQLGMIMSLLGVGSAALYYHAIDDNIYIVAILAAVFHLINHATFKGSLFMVVGIVDHETGTRDIRKLGGLMSFMPITFTLAIIGSFSMAGLPPFNGFLSKELFFTGMVRVAQLDIFNLDTWGILFPILAWVASIFTFIYSMILVFKTFTGKYQPEKLDKKPHEAPIGMLIPPIILVSLVVIFGFFPNLLSYSIIEPAMAAILPGLLGPGDHFHVHISFWHGWTIELFMTLGVLTLGVLLFLSLRKWNGIYDYFPQKLALNKFYDGGLVLLERSSAKLTDSYMTGIMRHYLTYIFAFFIICLGASIFLLDAFKVDLTNIAPIGVYEAVLSIVLVIGALVTIFAKSRLTSIIALGAVGYTVSLFFVLFRAPDLALTQLTVETISVALFLLCFYHLPEIKQDKRTELRISKLIISVGVGVIMTLLALSSHSTKLIESISSYYVENSYTEGGGKNMVNVILVDFRGIDTMFEITVLGIAALGIYSMIKLRLERRNEG, encoded by the coding sequence GTGTCTTTTGTACATATGGCTATTTTAGCACCATTTGTCTTTACATTAATTGTGCCTTTTTTATACAGGTACATCAGGCAAATACATACGGGTTGGTTTGTTCTTGTTGTTCCAGTATTATTGTTTTTGTATTTTATTCAATTTTTAGACGGACTTTCTATGAACGAACCAATTAGAACCACCGTTCAATGGATTCCATCTTTAGGTATTAATTTTACAACATATATTGATGGACTTAGCTTATTATTTGCTTTGTTGATAACTGGTATTGGTTCTTTAGTTGTACTTTACTCTATTTACTATTTATCAAAAGGTAAAGAAGCACTCCATAACTTTTACGTATATTTATTGTTATTTATGGGTGCAATGCTAGGTGTTGTGTTATCGGATAATTTAATAACGCTTTACATGTTCTGGGAATTTACAAGTCTATCTTCCTTTATGTTAATTGCTTATTGGTATCATCGTGAAAAATCCCGGTATGGTGCATTGAAGTCAATGCTTATCACGGTTTTTGGTGGTTTTTCAATGCTTGCAGGTTTCCTGCTGTTGTATATTATGACTGGAACGTTCAGTATTCGCGAGATAATAGCTGCAGCTCCAGGAATTGTGGAACACCAATTGTTTATACCGGCTTTAATATTAGTATTATTAGGAGCATTTACGAAATCAGCACAATTCCCGTTCCATATTTGGTTACCGGATGCTATGGAAGCACCAACTCCTGTAAGTGCTTACCTACATTCTGCAACCATGGTAAAAGCAGGGATTTACCTTGTAGCCCGTTTAACACCTGTATTTGCAGGTTCTGCTGAATGGCTATGGTTAGTTGCTGGATTTGGGATTGTTACTCTTTTTTGGGGTTCATTCTCCGCAGTAAAGCAAACAGATCTTAAAGCAATTCTTGCTTTTTCAACTGTCAGTCAGCTAGGAATGATTATGTCATTATTAGGAGTAGGATCGGCAGCGCTTTATTATCATGCAATTGATGACAACATTTACATAGTTGCCATATTGGCAGCTGTATTTCACCTCATTAATCATGCAACATTTAAAGGCAGCTTATTTATGGTTGTAGGGATTGTTGATCACGAAACAGGGACAAGAGATATCCGCAAGCTTGGCGGGTTAATGAGTTTTATGCCAATTACGTTTACATTGGCTATTATTGGCAGTTTTTCAATGGCTGGGTTACCACCTTTTAATGGTTTCTTAAGTAAAGAGCTTTTCTTTACTGGTATGGTAAGAGTAGCCCAATTAGATATTTTTAACTTAGATACATGGGGAATATTATTTCCAATCCTTGCGTGGGTGGCTAGTATTTTTACGTTTATTTATAGTATGATTCTTGTTTTTAAAACCTTTACAGGAAAATATCAACCTGAAAAGTTGGACAAGAAACCGCATGAAGCGCCAATTGGAATGTTAATTCCACCAATTATTTTGGTGTCATTAGTTGTTATTTTTGGTTTCTTCCCAAATCTACTATCTTACAGTATTATCGAGCCAGCAATGGCAGCTATATTACCAGGCTTATTGGGACCAGGCGATCATTTTCATGTCCACATCTCCTTTTGGCATGGTTGGACAATTGAATTGTTTATGACATTAGGGGTTTTAACATTGGGTGTTTTACTGTTCCTCTCTTTAAGAAAGTGGAACGGTATATACGACTATTTCCCACAAAAGCTTGCGTTAAATAAATTCTATGATGGTGGTCTAGTTTTATTAGAACGCTCATCCGCTAAATTAACCGATTCCTATATGACAGGAATTATGCGTCATTACTTAACTTATATTTTTGCATTTTTTATCATCTGCCTAGGTGCCTCAATATTTTTATTAGATGCATTTAAAGTAGATCTTACGAATATTGCTCCGATAGGCGTGTATGAAGCAGTACTATCTATTGTATTAGTGATTGGAGCACTAGTAACAATTTTTGCTAAATCAAGATTAACCTCTATCATTGCATTGGGGGCAGTAGGTTACACAGTTTCCTTATTTTTTGTACTATTCCGAGCACCGGATTTAGCCTTAACACAGCTGACGGTAGAGACGATTTCAGTTGCATTATTCCTATTGTGTTTTTATCATCTGCCTGAGATAAAGCAGGATAAACGGACAGAGCTTAGAATTTCGAAATTAATTATTTCTGTAGGTGTGGGCGTAATTATGACACTTTTAGCATTGTCATCGCACTCGACGAAATTAATTGAATCTATTTCTAGTTATTATGTAGAAAATAGCTACACAGAAGGCGGAGGTAAAAATATGGTAAACGTTATTCTCGTTGACTTCCGTGGAATTGATACGATGTTCGAAATTACAGTTCTTGGAATTGCTGCCTTAGGAATTTATTCAATGATTAAATTACGTCTAGAAAGGAGAAACGAGGGATGA
- a CDS encoding Na(+)/H(+) antiporter subunit B, giving the protein MRTNDIILQTLAKSFMFVVIAFSFYVFLTGHHHPGGGFIGGLMTSAGIILLLLAFDWKVLKTVIPIDFKILVAIGLLTAVGSGMGSFLFGVPFLTHTFGYFDLPILGKTELATATIFDTGVYLVVVGITMTIIQSIGESE; this is encoded by the coding sequence ATGAGAACAAATGATATCATTTTACAAACACTAGCCAAATCATTTATGTTTGTCGTCATCGCTTTTTCCTTTTATGTATTCTTAACGGGTCATCATCACCCAGGTGGAGGATTCATAGGCGGACTAATGACATCAGCTGGGATTATCCTTTTACTATTAGCTTTTGATTGGAAGGTACTTAAAACTGTTATACCGATAGACTTTAAAATATTGGTTGCAATTGGTTTGCTAACAGCTGTTGGCTCTGGTATGGGCTCATTTTTATTTGGCGTTCCGTTTTTAACCCATACGTTTGGTTATTTCGATTTACCAATACTAGGAAAAACGGAATTAGCAACTGCTACTATATTTGATACTGGCGTATACCTTGTGGTTGTTGGAATCACGATGACCATTATTCAATCAATAGGGGAGAGTGAGTAA
- a CDS encoding Na(+)/H(+) antiporter subunit C, producing the protein MEILMAIVIGILFTCATYLMLSKSLLRIIVGTGLLSHGAHLTILTMGGLKRGAPPLLGEEAPFYTDPLPQALILTAIVISFGVTALFLVLAYRTYQEVKTDDMDKLRGYQGNE; encoded by the coding sequence ATGGAAATTTTAATGGCTATTGTAATAGGAATTTTATTTACTTGTGCAACGTATTTAATGTTGTCGAAAAGTTTACTTCGAATTATTGTAGGAACAGGTCTTTTGAGCCATGGCGCTCATCTGACAATCCTTACAATGGGGGGGCTCAAGAGGGGAGCTCCGCCATTATTAGGTGAAGAAGCTCCGTTTTATACTGATCCGCTGCCACAAGCGTTGATTTTGACTGCAATCGTAATTAGCTTTGGGGTAACAGCACTATTTTTAGTGTTAGCGTATCGCACTTATCAAGAAGTAAAAACGGACGATATGGATAAATTAAGGGGTTATCAAGGAAATGAATAA
- a CDS encoding Na+/H+ antiporter subunit D codes for MNNLVILPILIPLLTGIILVFFRKNISLQRWISGLSALLTIIVAVMLVQNVFNDGIQILKLSNWEPPFGVVFVADMLSALLVLTTSILSLACVLFAFRSIGIEREKYYFYSFFQFLITGVMGAFLTGDIFNLFVFFEVLLMASYVLLILGGTKIQFNETSKYILVNVISSALFVSAVAYLYSVTGTLNIADLSVKVAEVGQGGLLTVIAILFIIVFGIKGAIFPLYTWLPASYHAPPTVVTAIFGGLLTKVGVYSIMRTSTVIFNHQPEITHQLIGILALLTIILGAIGAVAYWDIKQIIIYNIIIAVGVILFGLSVNTETALEGSLFYLIHDMIIKVALFLLAGAVIVITGTSNIKKMGGLIKHHPLLGWMFFVAAIALVGVPPLSGFVGKLLILQGGFENGNYLGSAIVLISSLLVLYSMMKIFMNVFWRETVLSKEDEKGSTKGLLLPCAILVVLSIAYGVGSEWMYQYIEQAVAVLVDPSIYVESVLKE; via the coding sequence ATGAATAATTTAGTTATCTTACCGATACTAATTCCATTATTAACAGGTATTATTCTTGTCTTCTTTAGGAAAAATATCTCCCTTCAACGATGGATTAGTGGATTGTCGGCATTACTGACCATCATTGTTGCAGTCATGTTGGTTCAAAATGTATTTAACGATGGGATTCAAATTTTAAAATTAAGTAACTGGGAGCCACCTTTTGGCGTAGTTTTTGTGGCGGATATGCTTTCAGCTTTACTAGTGTTAACTACTAGTATATTGTCGTTAGCTTGTGTGCTGTTTGCTTTTCGTTCAATAGGAATTGAAAGGGAAAAATATTACTTTTATAGTTTCTTTCAATTTTTAATAACAGGTGTTATGGGTGCCTTTTTAACAGGTGATATTTTTAACTTGTTTGTATTTTTTGAAGTATTGCTAATGGCTTCATATGTACTCCTTATATTAGGTGGTACGAAGATTCAGTTTAATGAAACTTCAAAATATATTTTAGTAAACGTTATTTCTTCAGCCCTATTCGTAAGTGCTGTAGCGTATTTATATTCCGTAACAGGCACGCTGAATATTGCAGATCTATCAGTAAAGGTTGCAGAAGTAGGTCAAGGTGGTTTACTAACGGTGATTGCTATTCTTTTTATTATTGTGTTTGGAATTAAAGGAGCGATCTTTCCATTGTATACTTGGCTCCCTGCCTCTTATCATGCACCGCCGACTGTGGTTACAGCAATCTTTGGTGGCTTATTAACGAAGGTAGGTGTGTACTCTATCATGCGTACATCTACCGTAATTTTTAATCATCAACCTGAAATTACACATCAATTAATCGGTATATTAGCGCTGTTAACCATTATTCTTGGTGCTATTGGTGCTGTTGCTTACTGGGATATCAAACAAATTATTATTTATAACATTATCATTGCGGTTGGTGTTATATTATTCGGGCTATCTGTAAATACCGAAACAGCTCTAGAGGGCTCTCTCTTTTATCTAATTCACGATATGATCATTAAAGTGGCGCTGTTCTTATTAGCTGGTGCAGTTATTGTTATTACAGGAACGAGTAATATTAAAAAAATGGGCGGTTTAATTAAACATCATCCACTACTAGGTTGGATGTTCTTTGTAGCAGCGATTGCGTTAGTTGGTGTTCCGCCACTAAGCGGATTCGTTGGAAAGTTATTGATTCTCCAAGGTGGATTTGAAAATGGAAATTATCTTGGTTCAGCGATCGTTTTGATTTCCAGCTTACTTGTTTTGTATTCAATGATGAAAATATTTATGAACGTATTTTGGAGAGAGACAGTCCTAAGTAAAGAAGACGAAAAGGGTTCAACGAAGGGCTTATTACTTCCGTGTGCAATATTGGTAGTGTTATCAATTGCTTACGGGGTAGGATCTGAATGGATGTATCAGTATATTGAACAAGCAGTAGCTGTTCTTGTTGATCCTTCAATATACGTCGAATCAGTGTTAAAGGAGTAG